In the Candidatus Cloacimonadota bacterium genome, TACGTTCAAGATCATAGAGGTTAAAATAATCTCTTCCCTCTAACTCTGTTAAACCAATGTGATCCTTTCGTGTAGAGTTTAGATATGATACATGATATTCTTTTGCCCATACTTGGGTAAAAAGTGTTATCATAAATATAATTAAAACAAAAAAAATTTTCTTCATACTAATAATATGATGTCTTTTAGAATACATAATTTTTGTCAATTTATTATTGACATTCAAGTTAGCGAAGCAGGAAATGTTCGAATGAAAAATACTATATTTGTCATCGATGGTTCTGCAATAATCTATCGTTCTTATTTTGCATTCAAGAACCGTCCTCTCATTAATTCCCGGGGAGAAAACACGAGTGCGATCTTCGGTTTCCTCAGAACGATCATATCTCTGCTTGAACATTTCGAGCCGGAATACTTTGCAATTACCTTTGATGAACGAGAGCCCACATTCAGACACAAAACTTTCAAAGAGTATAAAGCAACACGTGATAAAATGCCAGAAGACCTTGTTGAACAACTTGAACCAATCCTCGAAATGGTGTCCGCAACCGGCATTGCAAAGCTGTCGAAACCAGGATATGAAGCTGATGATATAATCGGCACCCTGGCAAAACGTTACGAGAATAAACACGATCTTGTTATCGTTTCTAGTGATAAGGATTTATGCCAGCTTGTCGATGACCATGTAAAGATTTATGACCAGTCAAAAGACCTGTTTATCGGCATACAGGAAGTGGAAGAAAAGTTTGATGTTCCACCTGATAAGATTATCGATCTTCTCTCCCTAACAGGTGATTCCTCGGACAATGTGCCGGGTATTCCAAAAGTCGGTCCAAAGACAGCAGCAAAGCTTATCCATGAATTCGGTGATCTGGAAAACATATTATCTCATGCACAAGAGATTACATCCGACAAAATAAAAGATAGTATCATCGAATTCGCTGACCAGGGACGTCTTTCAAAAGAACTTGTTACACTGGACATGAACGTTCCGATCGATCTTAATCTTACAGCTCTGAAAACACCAGATATCTTCACTGAGGATCTGAAAATTTTCTGCACCCAGTATGAAATGTTTGCATTCATGAAATATTTCGATGGAGAGACAGAACAACCCAAAAAGAAGGAATTTAAATATTCGATCATTGATAATCAAAAAGAGTTTTCTGAACTGATACAACATCTAGACAATTCAACATATATTGCTGTCGATCTTGAAACCGATTCCTGTGATCCTATCAATGACAACATTGTCGGGATATCTTTCTGTGTAGATGACGAACGTTCATATTACATTCCCCTTGGTCATGTATTTGGCAAACAGCTTGATAAGCAATTGATTTTGCAGGAACTTAAACCAATTCTTCAAGATCCTTCAAAAAAGTATATTGGTCACAACATCAAATTCGACTACATGATCTTTCAAAATGAAGGGATCGAGTTGGCAAACCTGTATTTTGACACTATGATCGCATCGTATGTGCTGGCTCCTGAAGAGCATCGACACAATCTGAATGAAGTAAGCATGAAATACCTGCAGCATTCAATGATTCCGATCACAGATATTATCGGTAAAGGAAGAAACCAGATACAATTCGGTGAAGCTGAGATAGAAAAAGCAGCTGAATATGCTGCAGAAGATGCTTATATAACTTTTCTGTTATGGGAAAAACTGAATCCCCAAATCGATAAAATCTCTCTCTCACAGCTCTTTTATGATATTGAGATGCCGCTTGTCAAAACACTTGCGCAGTTAGAAAGAAACGGCATTTACATTGATCTTCATCTCTTTAAGAAATTATCCCTTGATCTTGATAAGAAAACAGAGGAATTAAAAGACACAATCTATTATAAAACCGGAGAAGAATTCAATATTGACTCCCCGGCACAGTTATCAGAAATACTCTTTGAAAAAATGGATTTGCCTGTCATAAAAAAAACAAAAACCGGGTATTCGACTGATATTGAGGTACTTACAAAACTCAGCAAAACATATGAGATAGCAGCTGACATCATCGATTACAGGCAACTAAAGAAGTTACAATCAACATATATAAATGCTTTTCCAAAATTGATAAATCCTCATACTCATCGGATTCATTCATCGTTCAATCAGACTGTTACTGCAACAGGACGACTCTCGAGTTCAAATCCAAACCTGCAGAATATACCGATACGCACAGAGATCGGACGCGAGATGAGAAAAGGCTTCATCGCTCAAAAAGAGGATCATGTCATCCTTTCTGCAGACTACTCGCAGATCGAACTGCGCATTGTTGCGCTGCTTTCTAAAGATGAACGTATGATCGAGAATTTCAAAAAAGATGGTGATATACATTCACAAACAGCTGCAACAATTTTCGGGATCGATGAAAAAGATGTAACTCCAGACCAAAGACGGCAGGCAAAAGTGATCAATTTTGGCATCATCTATGGTATGGGCGCATTCTCACTTTCTGAAGATCTCGGGCTATCCCGAACAGAGGCACAGGCATTTATCGATAACTATTTTTCCTTTTATAAAGGAGTCTATTCGTATCTCGAATCCACAAAAAAATTCGCCCATGATAAAGGATATGTTAAGACGATCTTTAATCGAAGAAGATACCTTCCCGGCATTAATAGCAGGAACAGAAATGTGCAGTCAAACGAAGAGCGCATGGCAATCAACATGCCAATTCAGGGAACTGCCGCCGATATGATAAAAATCGCAATGAATGATATTTACAATAATATTTCTCATAAAACAGATGAGATAATGATGATCATCCAGGTACATGATGAACTTGTTTTTGAAATACAAAAAAGCAAGATCGATCTTTATAAAAAACTTATTAAACAAAAAATGGAAAATGTACTCCCAGGGGAGTATGCTGGCATCGTGCCGATCAAAGTTGATATTGGTTTTGGTAAAAGCTGGTATGATGCCCATTAACGAGGAACAATGAATATTGAATTAAAATATGGCGAAAAAATCATTACTTGTGATATTCCTGATAAAAATGTACTTGGACTTCTTAAAATGCAACATCTTCAAGCACATCCAAATCCTGAAGTACTCATTCGGGAAAGGTGTGTATACCCTATTGCTTCTAAACCGTTAGCTGAACTCATCAAGGAAAAAAATCCCAAAAATATCGTGATCATTGTGAGCGATATAACACGACCAGGTCCTTTTTCACTTCTTTTAGGAACATTATTACAACTCATTTTAACTCAAGGAGCTACAAAAAACTCAATCCATATCCAGATCGCAAACGGCACACACAGGAAGATGACCGAGAAAGAGATGCGCTATCATTATGGTGATTGGATTGTAGATGAATTTTCCATCAGCAATCATGATTGCCGGGCTGATGATCTCGTGAG is a window encoding:
- the polA gene encoding DNA polymerase I, which translates into the protein MKNTIFVIDGSAIIYRSYFAFKNRPLINSRGENTSAIFGFLRTIISLLEHFEPEYFAITFDEREPTFRHKTFKEYKATRDKMPEDLVEQLEPILEMVSATGIAKLSKPGYEADDIIGTLAKRYENKHDLVIVSSDKDLCQLVDDHVKIYDQSKDLFIGIQEVEEKFDVPPDKIIDLLSLTGDSSDNVPGIPKVGPKTAAKLIHEFGDLENILSHAQEITSDKIKDSIIEFADQGRLSKELVTLDMNVPIDLNLTALKTPDIFTEDLKIFCTQYEMFAFMKYFDGETEQPKKKEFKYSIIDNQKEFSELIQHLDNSTYIAVDLETDSCDPINDNIVGISFCVDDERSYYIPLGHVFGKQLDKQLILQELKPILQDPSKKYIGHNIKFDYMIFQNEGIELANLYFDTMIASYVLAPEEHRHNLNEVSMKYLQHSMIPITDIIGKGRNQIQFGEAEIEKAAEYAAEDAYITFLLWEKLNPQIDKISLSQLFYDIEMPLVKTLAQLERNGIYIDLHLFKKLSLDLDKKTEELKDTIYYKTGEEFNIDSPAQLSEILFEKMDLPVIKKTKTGYSTDIEVLTKLSKTYEIAADIIDYRQLKKLQSTYINAFPKLINPHTHRIHSSFNQTVTATGRLSSSNPNLQNIPIRTEIGREMRKGFIAQKEDHVILSADYSQIELRIVALLSKDERMIENFKKDGDIHSQTAATIFGIDEKDVTPDQRRQAKVINFGIIYGMGAFSLSEDLGLSRTEAQAFIDNYFSFYKGVYSYLESTKKFAHDKGYVKTIFNRRRYLPGINSRNRNVQSNEERMAINMPIQGTAADMIKIAMNDIYNNISHKTDEIMMIIQVHDELVFEIQKSKIDLYKKLIKQKMENVLPGEYAGIVPIKVDIGFGKSWYDAH